Proteins co-encoded in one Xiphophorus hellerii strain 12219 chromosome 10, Xiphophorus_hellerii-4.1, whole genome shotgun sequence genomic window:
- the grnb gene encoding granulin b, translating to MTLQMGVLFLALLGLSAALICPDGGMCEDKDTCCKNTQGGYGCCPLPHAECCSDHLHCCYQGTVCDLVHQKCINKTVSLPLIKRLPSKQRSSPSQLISRIKAVMCPDQESECPDDTTCCQLYDSSWGCCPLPKAVCCEDKRHCCPGGSKCDLVHLKCVSPSLGSVPMLEKLPAERSKDRPVSVAGAVICPDGKSSCSDSYTCCVQASGQYGCCPYQEATCCNDHLHCCPSNTTCDLKHGVCKSGGNEVPLMKRIPAVSRDVECPDKKTVCPDQTTCCQMTNGSFGCCPMPDAVCCSDHIHCCPSGTKCDLIHSTCVSVQENAPLSIKKLLTMMDQGSAQSKVLAVPCNASVACADGNTCCKSPTGKWACCPLPQAVCCKDHLHCCPSGTVCNLAASTCDHPSGVALMPLLPNTPVFPLLTENSKCDKSTSCPGKATCCKTASGGWACCPLPKAVCCDDHVHCCPHGSVCNLEAETCDDSSGVFPPLPLITKVPALTSRVQQEKIMCDGQTSCPKDTTCCFMERTHKWGCCPLPEAVCCKDGIHCCPSGHTCDPHRSLCSSGPHRIPWSTKLGALTEPSVLTDVKCDNKSSCATGTTCCKLPSGEWGCCPLLKAVCCPDHEHCCPQGYTCNMQTKTCEKKSYNLELTAALLSKVEQSALRQAVEETNVQCDSTGVFVCPPKSTCCKISATEWSCCPFVKAECCADMKHCCPVGYSCNLKARNCIPQTQLTWDSFLGVRHKDSVHRGL from the exons ATG ACTCTTCAAATGGGGGTCTTGTTTCTAGCTCTTCTGGGCCTGAGCGCAGCACTGATCTGCCCCGATGGAGGCATGTGTGAAGATAAAGACACCTGCTGCAAGAACACTCAGGGAGGTTATGGCTGTTGTCCGCTGCCACAT GCAGAGTGTTGTTCAGATCACCTCCACTGCTGCTACCAGGGGACAGTGTGCGATCTGGTCCATcagaaatgtattaataaaacagtttcaCTTCCGTTGATAAAGCGACTTCCCAGTAAGCAGAGATCATCTCCCTCTCAG CTCATCAGCAGAATAAAGGCGGTCATGTGTCCGGACCAAGAGTCGGAGTGTCCTGATGACACCACCTGCTGCCAGCTTTATGATTCTTCTTGGGGTTGCTGTCCGTTACCCAAG GCAGTTTGCTGTGAGGATAAACGCCACTGTTGCCCTGGAGGATCAAAATGCGATCTCGTCCATTTAAAGTGCGTTTCTCCATCACTTGGGTCCGTCCCGATGCTGGAAAAACTACCAGCGGAAAGATCAAAGGATAGGCCAG TTTCTGTGGCTGGTGCAGTGATTTGTCCTGATGGGAAAAGCAGCTGCTCAGATAGTTATACTTGCTGCGTCCAGGCCAGCGGACAATATGGCTGCTGCCCTTACCAAGAG GCCACATGTTGCAATGATCATCTCCATTGTTGTCCAAGCAACACGACATGTGACTTAAAGCATGGAGTCTGTAAATCGGGAGGGAATGAAGTGCCGCTGATGAAGAGGATTCCTGCTGTGTCCCGCGACG tggagtGTCCAGATAAGAAAACGGTCTGTCCTGATCAGACAACGTGTTGCCAGATGACCAACGGATCGTTCGGCTGCTGTCCTATGCCTGAC GCCGTCTGTTGTTCAGACCACATCCACTGCTGCCCTTCAGGGACAAAATGCGACCTGATACACAGCACCTGTGTGTCCGTCCAGGAAAACGCTCCCCTGTCCATTAAGAAGCTCCTGACCATGATGGACCAGGGGTCAGCGCAGAGCAAAG TCCTTGCTGTTCCCTGTAATGCCTCTGTGGCCTGCGCTGACGGAAACACCTGCTGTAAATCACCAACAGGAAAGTGGGCCTGTTGTCCTTTGCCTCAG GCTGTGTGCTGCAAGGACCACCTGCACTGCTGTCCCAGTGGAACCGTCTGTAACCTGGCAGCCTCCACTTGTGATCATCCCTCAGGCGTAGCGCTGATGCCGCTGCTCCCCAATACACCCGTCTTTCCTCTACTGACAGAAAACAGCAAGTGTGACAAATCCACGTCGTGTCCCGGAAAAGCTACCTGCTGCAAGACGGCGAGTGGGGGATGGGCCTGCTGTCCTCTGCCCAAG GCTGTTTGTTGTGACGATCACGTCCACTGCTGTCCTCACGGCTCTGTTTGCAACTTGGAGGCTGAAACTTGCGACGACTCCTCCGGTGTCTTTCCGCCGCTTCCCCTGATAACCAAAGTTCCCGCTCTGACCAGTCGAGTTCAGCAGGAGAAAATCATGTGTGACGGTCAGACTAGCTGCCCGAAAGACACGACCTGCTGCTTCATGGAGAGGACCCACAAATGGGGCTGTTGCCCTCTGCCGGAG GCGGTGTGTTGTAAAGATGGAATCCACTGCTGCCCCAGTGGACACACTTGTGACCCCCATCGGTCCTTGTGCTCCAGCGGCCCTCATCGGATTCCCTGGTCCACCAAACTGGGCGCTCTGACCGAGCCAAGCGTGTTGACCGACGTTAAATGCGACAACAAAAGCAGCTGTGCCACAGGAACGACCTGCTGCAAACTGCCGAGCGGCGAGTGGGGCTGCTGCCCGTTGCTGAAG GCGGTTTGCTGCCCTGACCACGAGCACTGCTGTCCTCAGGGCTACACATGCAACATGCAAACTAAAACATGTGAGAAGAAAAGCTACAATCTGGAGCTCACCGCTGCCCTTCTGAGTAAAGTGGAACAGTCTGCGCTGAGGCAGGCAGTGGAGGAAACAAATGTACAATGTGACAGCACAGGGGTGTTTGTCTGCCCGCCAAAATCCACCTGCTGTAAGATTTCAGCTACAGAGTGGAGCTGCTGTCCCTTTGTCAAG gctGAATGCTGCGCAGACATGAAGCACTGCTGTCCTGTTGGGTACTCATGTAACCTGAAAGCCAGAAATTGCATTCCACAGACCCAGCTGACCTGGGATTCGTTTCTGGGGGTCAGACATAAAGACTCGGTCCATCGTGGACTCTAA
- the fam171a2b gene encoding protein FAM171A2 yields the protein MPLHRISCLLLFLSVWEALAKSLPDQGAFEVQVKVQVFDNSDLSPLADAQVEVHGNQTLLASSHAGSDGVVRLSFLYRAGTWVIITASKRDYITNSVPWHSSRIPLYASVSLYLLVERPGTLILYDDILQVLSGSPGARNQPLVQLQRKSIQLPSSSNYTALSATLTTARSQYEIGGFPFLLGQETNSSGAETGWADLTALAVVSIQLFDKDGSTIQVSDPIHISVPLPSDTRNRMATSVPTWLYQPKTGLWVRNGTGYVKKDGTQFVWTAVVPQMGYWLAAFPSSSGFGLSHPGLRDITTYHTLFLLSILGSLALLVLILLCVLLYYCRRKCLKPRRHQGKAHSSNLNGAKRDQGTSTSRLNLICGGHVESGPSNDKSDMSPSRDYQSSREDLTKHVPAHMLRHAKGKSTSGSQRGESFPMKVTRATETNNLDNPLLHEDYNRSYSPKESKESEYHRHHNANDNRGYSSDPPSPPRFQGYVPSQSDKPPEYSATAADSLARPTSLNTQPGQIIFCSSIDQMKENMYRSMVPTLVIPAHYMRLPSEFSGKDGKDQKDQDKDGTQMGGGQQHHHHHSQKQGQQQQGGSQGDDSEEPSWASDSSGGAVTIPVLFNDSTMAQMNGELQALTEKKLLELGVKQHPRAWFISLDGRANAHVRHSYIDVSNDLSGGGFGGGSSSAQRDVNLEPPLESQERKSSGNRKGKDERWGTGGRKGHGVSSGSGGGKNYSKLAYPDHSEPSSSEGRPVSPEENSLTPLLDEGSSSRGSTIPRRGRSRGNSSRSSNSENRRDSMTSPEDDPDDKDENKKSPWQKIEDRPLMVFHPRK from the exons AGGTGCAAGTAAAAGTCCAGGTTTTTGACAACAGTGACCTCTCACCGTTAGCAGACGCTCAGGTAGAAGTCCATGGGAATCAGACGCTTTTGGCATCCAGCCATGCCGGCAGCGATGGTGTGGTGAGACTCAGCTTCCTGTACAGAGCAGGCACCTGGGTCATCATCACAGCCTCCAAACGGGATTACATCACCAACTCGGTGCCCTGGCACTCCAGTCGGATCCCAT TGTACGCCTCGGTCAGCCTGTACCTCCTCGTTGAGAGGCCAGGAACTCTCATTCTGTACGATGACATCCTGCAGGTTTTGTCTGGATCACCAG GAGCTCGAAACCAGCCGTTGGTTCAGCTACAGAGGAAATCCATTCAGCTGCCTTCCAGCTCTAACTACACGGCATTGTCTGCGACTCTGACCACAGCCAGAAGTCAGTATGAGATTGGTGGGTTCCCATTTCTTTTGGGCCAGGAGACCAACAGTTCAG GTGCAGAAACGGGATGGGCAGACCTGACAGCACTGGCAGTGGTCAGCATCCAGCTGTTTGATAAGGATGGCAGTACGATCCAGGTCTCTGATCCGATCCACATCTCTGTACCGCTGCCGTCTGACACCCGAAACAGGATGGCCACGAGTGTCCCTACTTGGCTTTATCAGCCAAAGACGG gattGTGGGTTCGGAATGGGACTGGCTATGTTAAGAAGGACGGGACACAGTTTGTTTGGACCGCTGTGGTTCCTCAGATGGGATACTGGTTGGCTGCCTTTCCTTCATCTTCAG gTTTTGGTCTTTCTCATCCAGGTTTGAGGGACATCACCACCTACCACACCCTCTTCCTGTTGTCCATTCTGGGTTCACTGGCTTTGCTGGTGCTCATCCTGCTCTGTGTGCTGCTCTACTACTGCAG aCGAAAATGCCTAAAACCTCGCCGACATCAAGGCAAAGCCCACTCATCCAATCTAAATGGAGCTAAGAGAGACCAGGGAACATCAACTTCACGTCTGAATCTTATCTGTGGAGGCCATGTGGAGTCAGGCCCCTCCAACGACAAATCTGATATGTCTCCATCGCGAGACTACCAGAGTTCAAGAGAAGACCTGACTAAGCATGTTCCAGCTCACATGCTGCGACATGCCAAAGGGAAAAGCACCTCAGGTTCCCAGCGGGGAGAGAGCTTCCCCATGAAGGTTACACGTGCCACTGAGACCAACAACCTGGACAACCCTTTACTACATGAAGACTACAATCGAAGCTACAGCCCCAAGGAGAGCAAGGAGTCTGAATACCACAGACATCACAATGCCAATGACAATCGAGGATACTCGTCCGATCCCCCGTCTCCACCTCGCTTCCAGGGATATGTACCAAGTCAGTCTGACAAACCTCCAGAATAttcagcaacagcagcagatagCCTTGCTAGACCAACTTCCCTTAACACCCAGCCAGGTCAGATTATCTTCTGCAGCTCCATCGACCAGATGAAGGAGAACATGTACAGGAGTATGGTGCCAACCCTGGTTATCCCAGCACACTACATGCGCCTACCTTCTGAGTTCTCTGGTAAGGATGGGAAGGATCAAAAGGACCAGGACAAAGATGGGACACAGATGGGAGGAGGCCAGCAGCATCACCACCACCACTCCCAGAAACAAGGCCAGCAGCAACAAGGTGGATCTCAGGGTGACGACTCTGAGGAGCCGAGCTGGGCCTCTGACTCCTCCGGTGGAGCTGTGACCATTCCTGTGCTCTTCAACGACTCCACAATGGCTCAGATGAATGGGGAACTGCAGGCTCTGACGGAGAAGAAGCTCCTGGAGTTGGGCGTCAAACAGCACCCACGAGCATGGTTCATCTCCCTAGATGGACGCGCTAATGCTCACGTCCGCCACTCCTACATCGACGTCAGCAATGACCTCAGCGGCGGCGGGTTTGGAGGTGGCTCCAGTAGCGCTCAGCGAGATGTGAACCTTGAGCCGCCTCTTGAATCTCAAGAGAGAAAATCATCGGGCAATCGTAAGGGAAAGGATGAACGCTGGGGGACAGGAGGACGGAAGGGCCACGGCGTCAGCAGCGGCAGTGGAGGTGGGAAGAATTATTCCAAACTTGCCTACCCTGACCACAGCGAGCCCAGCAGCAGCGAGGGACGCCCGGTGTCACCAGAAGAGAATTCCCTCACTCCTCTTCTTGATGAAGGGTCGTCCTCACGTGGATCCACCATCCCCAGAAGAGGTCGTAGCCGAGGGAACAGCAGTCGCAGCAGCAACAGTGAGAATCGCCGTGACTCTATGACTAGCCCTGAAGATGATCCCGACGACAAAGATGAGAACAAAAAGAGCCCCTGGCAGAAGATTGAAGACAGACCTCTCATGGTGTTCCACCCTAGGAAGTGA